The Novosphingobium terrae genome has a window encoding:
- a CDS encoding tryptophan halogenase family protein, which produces MTETRHLVIVGGGTAGWMTAASLAQALPRGSWAITLVESAEIGIIGVGEGSFPTLRGTVARLGQGLPGGDERSFMRAARATFKQGVRFVGWAGKPTPGSHADDYFHPFDLPRDNFDERLLPYWLDSSVDPRRPSWAGSLSVQEAVIHAGRAPKRAQDPDFAGPLNYAYHFDATSLAAWLRQMAQARGVKRIETTIASARLTEEGQIAAILPRDGSPEIAGDFFIDCSGLASMLIGEALGSPFVPVGDVLLNDRAVAMQIPDTEPGQPIAPYTQATAHEAGWIWDIALPDRRGTGCVYSSAHMSDDEAEATIRRYAGPAGDKLSTRRLQFRTGYRAKQWIGNCAAVGLAAGFFEPLESTGIMLIEVAAHLLGQMLAVPSDPAVMAASARSFNRTMEARFAAITDFLKLHYCISHRRDTPYWRDNTDPASWSDTLRDRIEQWRHRVPSRFDFVVDHESFLPPSWGYILNGMGFETQAGRGAIDADPAEAGKVLSAVAALHKAAPQAIATLPDHRALIDLIHKPR; this is translated from the coding sequence ATGACAGAGACGCGCCATCTGGTGATCGTAGGCGGCGGCACGGCAGGCTGGATGACGGCGGCTTCGCTGGCGCAGGCGCTGCCGCGCGGCAGCTGGGCGATCACGCTGGTCGAATCCGCCGAAATCGGCATCATCGGCGTGGGTGAGGGCAGCTTTCCCACGCTGCGAGGCACGGTGGCAAGGCTGGGGCAGGGGCTCCCGGGCGGGGATGAGCGCAGCTTTATGCGCGCCGCCCGCGCCACCTTCAAACAGGGCGTGCGCTTTGTTGGCTGGGCGGGCAAGCCCACGCCGGGATCGCATGCCGACGATTACTTCCACCCCTTCGATCTGCCGCGCGACAATTTCGATGAACGCCTGCTGCCCTACTGGCTGGACAGCAGCGTCGATCCGCGCCGCCCCTCATGGGCAGGCTCGCTTTCGGTGCAGGAGGCGGTGATCCACGCGGGCCGCGCCCCGAAGCGCGCTCAGGACCCGGATTTCGCCGGGCCCCTCAACTATGCCTATCACTTCGATGCGACCTCGCTGGCGGCATGGCTGCGCCAGATGGCGCAGGCGCGCGGCGTGAAGCGTATCGAAACCACCATCGCCTCGGCCCGGCTGACCGAAGAGGGTCAGATCGCCGCCATTCTGCCCAGGGATGGCAGCCCGGAGATCGCCGGGGATTTCTTCATCGATTGCTCGGGTCTGGCCTCCATGCTGATCGGCGAGGCACTGGGCTCGCCCTTCGTGCCGGTGGGCGATGTGCTGCTCAACGATCGCGCCGTGGCCATGCAGATCCCCGATACGGAGCCTGGCCAACCCATTGCCCCCTACACGCAGGCCACGGCGCATGAGGCCGGCTGGATCTGGGACATTGCTCTGCCGGACCGGCGCGGCACCGGCTGCGTCTATTCCAGCGCCCATATGTCCGACGATGAGGCCGAGGCGACCATCCGCCGCTATGCCGGGCCTGCGGGCGACAAACTCTCCACCCGCCGCCTGCAATTCCGCACCGGCTATCGCGCGAAGCAGTGGATCGGCAATTGCGCCGCCGTGGGTCTGGCCGCCGGTTTCTTCGAGCCGCTGGAATCCACCGGCATCATGCTGATCGAGGTGGCGGCTCATCTGCTGGGCCAGATGCTGGCAGTGCCCTCCGACCCCGCCGTGATGGCCGCCAGCGCGCGCAGCTTCAACCGCACGATGGAAGCGCGCTTTGCCGCGATCACCGATTTCCTGAAGCTGCATTACTGCATCAGCCACCGCCGCGACACGCCCTATTGGCGCGACAACACCGACCCCGCCAGCTGGAGCGACACCCTGCGTGACCGCATCGAGCAATGGCGCCACCGCGTGCCATCCCGCTTCGATTTCGTGGTGGACCATGAGAGCTTCCTGCCGCCCAGCTGGGGTTACATCCTCAACGGCATGGGCTTTGAGACTCAGGCCGGGCGCGGCGCCATCGATGCCGATCCTGCCGAGGCCGGCAAGGTGCTCTCGGCGGTGGCGGCGCTGCACAAGGCCGCGCCTCAGGCCATTGCAACCTTGCCTGACCACCGTGCGCTGATCGATCTGATCCATAAGCCGCGCTGA
- a CDS encoding glycosyltransferase 87 family protein: MVKGFRSMVMWPGYLGRCLFRYRLYEPKRVTAVLVAIMALRGLLDDLYHAFGGPGRWSMFFDPADLFGDFAQVALNYKFLFTQTLLHGSYRSWPQIFQTYLLHSNYSNAVENLANPNSQIISTLHTPPFATMTYLLAARAMDATSPLIVMIGFVLAYLLGGLLVVRAFARICAPTPPRAVVGFAAFAMCLSYPAIWMLTRANVAGFVMLLVFFYLLTVQSGRHRWAGWLALGVALNMRPEPALLVLLELLSDASWPRKLLRMAVPGLIALVVLAVSYHQAHAIYPDYTPEHIRQGIALYNRTYANGHLGDDWNVSLQIFPRMLRRLAGLAPHWDVVSQQVLFAAGALALIWGTRRAMQRQLTWFEWLFFLTALPPMSLPVMGYYHLSRILPLIVLLVLDLARNPPEADDRRLVLLGLSGLIASPLLNPDAQGPLVAVLLLTGCLFIVSGRRQPVTRLSMVPAAA, from the coding sequence ATGGTCAAGGGTTTCAGGTCGATGGTGATGTGGCCGGGCTATCTGGGGCGCTGCCTGTTCCGCTATCGCCTGTATGAGCCGAAACGCGTCACTGCCGTTCTGGTGGCGATCATGGCGCTGCGCGGGTTGCTGGACGATCTGTATCATGCCTTCGGCGGCCCGGGCCGGTGGAGCATGTTTTTCGACCCCGCCGATCTTTTCGGCGATTTCGCGCAGGTGGCGCTGAACTACAAATTCCTGTTCACGCAGACGCTGTTGCACGGCAGTTACCGCTCATGGCCGCAGATTTTCCAGACCTATCTGCTGCACAGCAATTACAGCAATGCGGTGGAGAATCTGGCCAATCCCAACTCCCAGATCATCAGCACGCTGCACACGCCGCCCTTTGCCACCATGACCTATCTGCTGGCGGCCAGGGCGATGGATGCCACCAGCCCGCTGATCGTGATGATCGGCTTTGTGCTGGCCTATCTGCTGGGTGGTTTGCTGGTGGTGAGGGCCTTTGCGCGGATCTGCGCGCCCACGCCGCCGCGCGCCGTGGTCGGCTTTGCGGCTTTTGCGATGTGCCTGTCCTATCCGGCGATCTGGATGCTGACGCGGGCCAATGTCGCGGGCTTCGTCATGCTGCTGGTGTTCTTCTACCTGCTGACGGTGCAGAGCGGGCGCCACCGCTGGGCCGGCTGGCTGGCGCTGGGCGTGGCGCTGAACATGCGGCCCGAACCGGCGCTGCTGGTCCTGCTGGAACTGCTGAGCGATGCCAGCTGGCCGCGCAAGCTGCTGCGCATGGCGGTGCCGGGTCTGATCGCCCTTGTGGTGCTGGCGGTGAGCTACCATCAGGCCCATGCCATTTATCCCGATTACACGCCCGAGCATATCCGGCAGGGGATCGCGCTTTACAACCGTACCTATGCCAATGGCCATCTGGGCGATGACTGGAACGTGTCGCTGCAGATTTTTCCGCGCATGCTGCGCCGGCTGGCCGGGCTGGCCCCCCACTGGGATGTGGTCTCGCAGCAGGTGCTGTTCGCCGCCGGGGCGCTGGCGCTGATCTGGGGCACGCGCCGGGCGATGCAGCGCCAGCTGACATGGTTTGAATGGCTGTTTTTCCTCACGGCCCTGCCGCCCATGTCCTTGCCGGTGATGGGCTATTACCATCTCTCGCGCATCCTGCCGCTGATCGTGCTGCTGGTGCTGGATCTGGCGCGCAACCCGCCCGAGGCTGATGATCGCCGGCTGGTGCTGCTGGGGCTGTCGGGGCTGATCGCCTCGCCGTTGCTGAACCCCGATGCGCAGGGGCCGCTGGTGGCCGTGCTGCTGCTGACGGGATGCCTGTTTATCGTCTCTGGCCGCCGACAGCCGGTGACCAGACTGTCGATGGTGCCTGCGGCGGCCTGA
- a CDS encoding TadE/TadG family type IV pilus assembly protein codes for MRMASLPLWPRLTGLIARLCRDEGGNVLILLGLSLIPLTFAVGFAVDYVRAERMQTKLNAIADSAALVAVSPAYISKTDAVAAAAAQAKFTALASGLTGVTITSLTATAPTTSSGSLAGTRVSTVTYTATSTNVFAGILGKATLPIGGTAVADASQPPSINFYVMLDTSPSMLLPVTTSGTSYLANALISSTYSKGCDFACHTQHFENMGMTVTDSSSRVVWLDSSTASSGYSTYYLVNTSTKVVYNSSGTQLGTSASISSSAGTLTYKATTTSSSGKTTTSGSSTTISGMYADSWWLARNFGKLFSSPTSIELRIDAETTAAQNLITYAQTMVANYTSTAHPVVYKMQFYQFNYATPQTITSALTDVNSLSSSSITDLGLNAPLLYNNGYWTSSSKVTNDEDSDFTTMFTTINSAMPDPGDGSSTSSPQEVLLIVTDGMADMALSGSSCQTSGRACTQLLTSHLAQCTTIKNRGIRIAILYTEYLASTIQGFGISFANTVATTNVPYIETQLKSCASTNSDGSKLYYKVSADDDISTALNQLFATAVQNAYLAK; via the coding sequence ATGCGCATGGCTTCCCTTCCGCTCTGGCCGCGCCTGACGGGGCTGATCGCGCGCCTGTGCCGCGATGAAGGCGGCAACGTGCTGATCCTTCTGGGCCTGTCGCTGATCCCGCTGACCTTCGCGGTGGGCTTCGCCGTGGATTATGTCCGGGCCGAGAGGATGCAGACCAAGCTGAACGCCATTGCCGATTCCGCCGCGCTGGTGGCAGTCTCTCCGGCCTATATCTCGAAAACCGATGCCGTCGCCGCTGCTGCCGCCCAGGCCAAATTCACCGCGCTGGCCAGCGGTCTGACCGGCGTGACCATCACCAGCCTTACCGCCACGGCGCCCACCACCTCCTCGGGCAGTCTGGCCGGAACGCGGGTCTCGACGGTGACCTACACCGCCACCTCCACCAATGTCTTCGCCGGCATTCTGGGGAAGGCCACGCTGCCCATCGGGGGCACGGCGGTGGCCGATGCCTCGCAGCCGCCCAGCATCAATTTCTATGTGATGCTGGACACCAGCCCATCGATGCTGCTGCCCGTGACGACCAGCGGCACCAGCTATCTGGCCAATGCGCTGATCAGCTCGACCTATTCCAAGGGCTGCGATTTCGCCTGCCATACCCAGCATTTCGAGAATATGGGCATGACGGTGACCGACAGCAGTTCGCGCGTGGTCTGGCTCGATTCCAGCACGGCGTCGAGCGGCTACAGCACCTATTATCTGGTCAACACCTCCACCAAGGTGGTCTATAATTCCTCAGGCACGCAGCTGGGCACCAGCGCCTCGATCAGCAGCAGCGCGGGCACGCTGACCTATAAGGCGACCACCACCTCTTCCTCGGGCAAGACCACCACATCGGGCAGCTCCACCACCATCAGCGGCATGTATGCCGACAGCTGGTGGCTGGCGCGCAATTTCGGCAAATTGTTCAGCTCTCCCACTTCGATCGAGCTGCGGATCGACGCGGAAACCACCGCTGCGCAAAATCTGATCACCTATGCCCAGACCATGGTGGCCAATTACACCTCCACCGCCCATCCGGTGGTCTACAAGATGCAGTTCTACCAGTTCAATTATGCCACCCCGCAGACCATCACCTCGGCGCTGACCGATGTGAATTCGCTCTCGTCCTCCTCGATCACCGATCTGGGGCTGAATGCGCCGCTGCTCTACAACAATGGCTACTGGACCAGTTCGAGCAAGGTGACGAATGATGAGGACAGCGATTTCACCACCATGTTCACCACGATCAACAGCGCCATGCCCGATCCAGGCGATGGCTCCTCCACCAGTTCGCCTCAGGAGGTGCTGCTGATCGTGACCGATGGCATGGCCGATATGGCCCTGTCAGGCAGCAGCTGCCAGACCAGCGGGCGCGCCTGCACCCAATTGCTGACATCGCATCTGGCGCAATGCACCACGATCAAGAACCGGGGCATCCGCATCGCCATTCTCTACACCGAATATCTGGCCTCCACGATCCAGGGCTTCGGCATTTCCTTCGCCAACACGGTGGCGACCACCAATGTGCCCTATATCGAAACCCAGCTGAAATCCTGCGCCTCGACCAATTCGGATGGATCGAAGCTCTATTACAAGGTTTCGGCTGACGACGATATTTCGACGGCGCTCAACCAGCTCTTCGCGACGGCGGTGCAGAATGCCTATCTGGCCAAATGA
- a CDS encoding TadE/TadG family type IV pilus assembly protein produces MIRRLWPALRHDARGVSAVEFAIALPVMLLLYMMAFLLSDMAACNRKVTITARAMADMATRYSALSTSTTATNSIATIMGASEQILTPYSTSNAMVRVSEVCALSTSATTVQVVWSQVQNGTALTVGNTFTVNSGLFTAGSCQILSEVQYSYAPAISLGTNKSLSFYDSIYMSPRLSSSIPLS; encoded by the coding sequence ATGATCCGCCGTCTCTGGCCTGCGCTGCGCCATGATGCGCGGGGTGTCTCGGCGGTGGAATTCGCCATCGCGCTGCCAGTGATGCTGCTGCTGTATATGATGGCTTTCCTGCTGTCCGACATGGCGGCCTGCAACCGCAAGGTGACGATCACCGCGCGCGCCATGGCCGATATGGCCACGCGCTATTCGGCGCTCTCCACCTCGACCACCGCCACCAACAGCATCGCCACCATCATGGGCGCCAGCGAGCAGATCCTGACGCCCTACAGCACCAGCAACGCCATGGTGCGCGTCAGCGAGGTCTGCGCGCTCTCCACCAGCGCGACCACCGTGCAGGTGGTCTGGAGCCAGGTGCAGAACGGCACGGCGCTGACAGTGGGCAACACTTTCACCGTCAACAGCGGGCTGTTCACGGCGGGCAGCTGCCAGATCCTGTCCGAAGTTCAATACAGCTACGCCCCCGCCATCAGCCTGGGCACGAACAAGAGCCTGTCCTTTTACGACAGCATCTACATGTCGCCGCGCCTGTCCAGCTCCATCCCCCTGTCATGA
- a CDS encoding TadE/TadG family type IV pilus assembly protein, with protein MKALIECRKGATLVEFAILAPLFLALLIAIFQISIVYIAQAMLETTAESAARLILTGQAQTYSGTSGTTTYTGMTQSDYASAVCTMLKAQSPFMSCSNLYIDVTTVSSYDDATTGMPTLTYDSSGNVSNSWNYAIGSQGSIVVLRVMYVLPLAGAPMGFTLGNLTSGKRLLLATSVFKVEGYSS; from the coding sequence GTGAAAGCCTTGATAGAGTGCCGGAAAGGCGCGACCCTTGTTGAATTCGCGATCCTTGCGCCGCTGTTTCTGGCGCTGCTGATCGCCATTTTCCAGATCTCCATCGTCTATATCGCCCAGGCCATGCTGGAAACCACGGCGGAGTCCGCCGCGCGCCTGATCCTGACCGGTCAGGCCCAGACCTACAGCGGCACATCGGGCACTACGACCTACACCGGCATGACCCAGAGCGATTACGCCTCGGCGGTCTGCACCATGCTGAAGGCGCAGTCGCCTTTCATGAGCTGCAGCAACCTCTACATCGATGTCACCACCGTCAGCAGCTATGACGACGCCACCACCGGCATGCCCACACTGACCTATGACAGCAGCGGGAATGTCTCGAACAGCTGGAACTATGCGATCGGCTCGCAGGGCTCGATCGTGGTGCTGCGGGTGATGTATGTGCTGCCTCTGGCGGGGGCGCCGATGGGCTTCACGCTGGGCAATCTGACATCGGGCAAGCGCCTGCTGCTGGCGACCAGCGTGTTCAAGGTGGAAGGCTATTCCTCTTGA
- a CDS encoding autotransporter outer membrane beta-barrel domain-containing protein: protein MRPERLACWLAVVSVLGLAAEAQAQTAEMAACAKDPADEACLAVPGMAAEMPARPQWLAGVTAGVAPREGNPTGTYQAASLYRQVGPSYLQLGLTHYRTALQQSDATVPSDFTVGTIGFGGNYNNWVIDSYLSYGRQRFDDIRYGDVSRAAGQSGSPYWGGGVSFGRLFEASPRIVLTPTASVSYAWSRFLLPAPLGSGGPDLTSSEPTWTGALRLRLDWRPGHDRQTWLGLSLGGLWSNNATSTFGGIMGGASGGGGGEVREGDITSEHLHAVWSEVGLHGSLGLSPKWRIEASASRTIALTAGNSTSISLGLRRSF from the coding sequence ATGAGGCCTGAAAGGCTGGCTTGCTGGCTGGCCGTTGTCTCTGTTCTGGGGCTGGCAGCGGAGGCTCAGGCCCAGACCGCCGAAATGGCCGCCTGCGCCAAGGACCCCGCCGATGAGGCCTGTCTGGCGGTGCCCGGCATGGCTGCGGAGATGCCTGCGCGCCCGCAATGGCTGGCCGGAGTGACGGCGGGCGTTGCTCCGCGTGAGGGCAACCCCACGGGCACCTATCAGGCCGCTTCGCTCTATCGGCAGGTGGGGCCAAGCTATCTGCAACTGGGTCTGACCCATTACCGCACCGCCCTGCAGCAGAGCGATGCGACGGTGCCCTCGGACTTTACGGTCGGCACCATCGGCTTTGGCGGCAATTACAACAATTGGGTGATCGACAGCTATCTCAGCTATGGCCGTCAGCGTTTCGACGACATCCGCTATGGCGATGTCAGCCGCGCCGCCGGGCAGAGCGGCAGCCCCTATTGGGGCGGCGGCGTCAGCTTCGGGCGCCTGTTCGAGGCCTCGCCCCGGATCGTGCTGACCCCCACGGCTTCGGTCTCCTATGCCTGGAGCCGCTTTCTGCTGCCTGCTCCGCTGGGCAGCGGGGGCCCCGACCTTACCTCAAGCGAGCCGACATGGACCGGCGCGCTGCGCCTCCGGCTCGACTGGCGGCCCGGGCATGACCGCCAGACCTGGCTGGGGCTGAGCCTTGGCGGGCTGTGGTCGAACAATGCCACCTCCACCTTTGGCGGGATCATGGGGGGTGCCTCTGGCGGCGGGGGCGGGGAGGTTCGCGAGGGAGACATCACCAGCGAGCATCTTCACGCTGTCTGGTCCGAAGTGGGGTTGCACGGGTCGCTGGGGCTGAGCCCAAAATGGCGGATCGAGGCCAGCGCATCCCGCACGATTGCCCTGACCGCGGGCAACAGCACCAGCATCAGCCTGGGATTGCGGCGCAGTTTTTGA
- a CDS encoding sensor histidine kinase, whose translation MRTPRFPPLAGPPLGWQLVAMLVCTLVAAQLVTLALTLLLPPHPPRQWNLDSVATALAGHGLDPDLEQARLDGPPDVEGTGWLISQTARQALARQLGKPEGDIVLAFYTQLPVGGVAIPARQRVPFTVRSSTLSPFAVPEAHAQGMPGGPGGGFPGGPLPNVGFPGGTSPGGFPGGMPGGGYPGGRGGDNRGGMHGPGPGGGPGGGGARGNGASHHGMPTGPVAPNPAGNGPALGATVLGQLRAPLPHDTLAPDRSLPDPQDSVAPPLPAALPSSAPRVASHVEAAPLVDAHARAALPPMALPATALPTAAPRVAPSLAAARTEKPQAIPFRSQPQGLLDRATPPFIEGDFIAAVRRPDGHWVAVAPRAEPFPNRWQKQVLLWFILSLVIVSPLAWFFARRIVLPLEGFARAAEMLGRDPSATIIPLSGPAEIGRAAHAFNQMHNRLRAFVDDRTAMVGAISHDLRTPLTRLRFRLEDVSDAQRPALLREVAEMESMIHEVIAFIRDASTPGARQRLDLADLVADSIADARLVGADVELIGQVPTMVEVDPVGLRRLLSNLLENAVKYGERARVRVTLDHGEAMAEILDAGPGIPDEDMDRVFEPFYRSPEARRSGRPGSGLGLTVCRSIARAHGGDICFRHGSEGFAAVLTMPVVYDARPRLAA comes from the coding sequence ATGAGAACGCCGCGCTTTCCTCCGCTGGCCGGGCCGCCCTTGGGCTGGCAGCTGGTCGCCATGCTGGTGTGTACGCTGGTTGCCGCGCAGCTGGTGACGCTGGCGCTGACCCTGCTGTTGCCGCCCCATCCCCCACGCCAATGGAACCTCGATTCCGTCGCCACAGCCCTTGCCGGTCACGGGCTGGACCCGGATCTGGAGCAAGCCCGGCTGGACGGGCCGCCCGATGTCGAGGGCACAGGCTGGCTGATCTCGCAGACCGCGCGTCAGGCGCTGGCCAGGCAGCTCGGCAAGCCGGAGGGCGATATCGTGCTGGCCTTCTACACTCAATTGCCGGTGGGAGGCGTGGCGATTCCCGCCCGCCAAAGGGTGCCTTTCACGGTGCGCTCCTCCACGCTTTCGCCTTTCGCTGTGCCTGAAGCCCATGCGCAAGGCATGCCCGGTGGCCCGGGCGGCGGATTTCCGGGCGGGCCGCTGCCCAATGTCGGTTTTCCCGGCGGCACCTCTCCGGGCGGTTTCCCGGGCGGCATGCCCGGCGGTGGATATCCCGGTGGCCGCGGCGGCGATAACCGGGGCGGCATGCATGGCCCCGGTCCGGGCGGCGGCCCCGGCGGCGGTGGCGCAAGAGGCAATGGGGCATCGCATCATGGCATGCCGACAGGGCCGGTCGCGCCCAATCCGGCGGGCAACGGCCCCGCGCTGGGAGCGACGGTGCTGGGACAGCTCCGCGCGCCGCTGCCTCATGATACGCTTGCGCCGGATCGCAGCCTGCCTGATCCGCAGGACAGTGTCGCGCCGCCGTTGCCCGCTGCCTTGCCATCTTCCGCGCCGCGGGTGGCATCGCATGTCGAAGCTGCCCCGCTGGTTGACGCGCATGCACGCGCGGCCTTGCCGCCGATGGCGCTTCCGGCGACGGCTCTGCCCACGGCAGCGCCCCGGGTGGCGCCATCGTTGGCCGCTGCCCGCACCGAGAAGCCGCAGGCCATTCCCTTCCGCAGCCAGCCGCAAGGCCTGCTCGACCGCGCGACGCCGCCCTTTATCGAGGGGGACTTCATCGCCGCGGTGCGCCGTCCCGATGGGCATTGGGTGGCGGTGGCGCCGCGTGCCGAACCTTTCCCCAACCGCTGGCAGAAGCAGGTGCTGCTGTGGTTCATCCTCTCGCTGGTGATCGTCAGCCCGCTGGCCTGGTTCTTCGCGCGGCGCATCGTGCTGCCGCTTGAGGGCTTTGCGCGCGCTGCCGAAATGCTGGGGCGCGATCCTTCGGCCACCATCATTCCGCTGAGCGGCCCGGCCGAAATTGGCCGCGCGGCGCATGCCTTCAACCAGATGCACAACCGCCTGCGTGCCTTTGTCGACGATCGCACGGCGATGGTCGGGGCGATCAGCCATGATCTGCGCACCCCGCTCACCCGGTTGCGCTTCCGGCTGGAGGATGTGAGCGACGCCCAGCGCCCGGCCCTGCTGCGCGAGGTGGCCGAGATGGAGAGCATGATCCATGAGGTGATCGCCTTTATCCGCGATGCCTCCACGCCGGGTGCGCGCCAGCGCCTCGATCTGGCCGATCTGGTGGCCGACAGCATTGCCGATGCCCGTCTGGTGGGCGCCGATGTCGAGCTGATCGGGCAGGTGCCGACGATGGTGGAAGTCGATCCGGTGGGCCTGCGCCGCCTGCTGAGCAATCTGCTGGAAAATGCCGTCAAATATGGCGAGCGTGCCCGTGTGCGGGTGACGCTGGATCATGGCGAGGCCATGGCTGAAATCCTCGATGCCGGCCCCGGCATTCCCGATGAGGACATGGACCGTGTGTTCGAGCCATTTTACCGCAGCCCCGAGGCGCGCCGTTCGGGCCGCCCCGGCAGCGGTCTGGGGCTGACTGTCTGCCGCTCGATCGCCCGGGCGCATGGCGGCGATATCTGCTTCCGCCATGGCAGCGAGGGTTTTGCCGCCGTGCTGACGATGCCTGTCGTCTATGATGCGCGGCCAAGGCTGGCGGCATGA
- a CDS encoding response regulator, protein MDLDTSILIVDDDDGIRGLISDFLQKHGYRTDTAPDASTMRSMLAQQRYDLIVLDVMMPREDGLTALRQLGPGAPPVIMLSAVGSDIDRIVGLEMGADDYLAKPCNPRELLARIRTVLRREARSGGETGQTPGVEAAPGDPAQPVLHFAGWQLDIGMRLLIDPAGQAITLTDGEFRLMRAFAEHPRRVLTRDQLLDWSRGEDSDQFDRAIDVQLSRLRRKLSMGEGGQDVIRTIRNEGYLFQPVVTQRAG, encoded by the coding sequence ATGGACCTCGATACCTCGATCCTGATCGTGGATGACGATGACGGCATTCGCGGCCTGATCAGCGATTTCCTGCAGAAGCACGGATATCGCACCGACACCGCGCCGGACGCCAGCACGATGCGCAGCATGCTGGCGCAGCAACGCTATGATCTGATCGTGCTGGATGTGATGATGCCGCGCGAGGACGGGCTGACCGCCTTGCGTCAGCTGGGCCCGGGCGCGCCGCCCGTCATCATGCTGAGCGCGGTGGGCAGCGATATCGACCGGATCGTCGGGCTGGAAATGGGCGCCGACGATTATCTGGCCAAGCCCTGCAACCCCCGCGAGCTGCTGGCCCGCATCCGCACCGTGCTACGCCGCGAGGCCCGCTCGGGCGGCGAGACCGGCCAGACGCCGGGGGTGGAGGCCGCTCCCGGAGATCCGGCCCAGCCGGTGCTGCATTTCGCCGGTTGGCAGCTGGACATCGGCATGCGTCTGCTGATCGATCCTGCCGGTCAGGCGATCACCCTGACCGATGGCGAATTCCGCCTGATGCGCGCCTTTGCCGAGCATCCGCGCCGGGTGCTGACGCGTGACCAATTGCTCGACTGGTCACGCGGGGAAGACAGCGACCAGTTCGACCGCGCCATCGACGTTCAGCTCAGCCGCCTGCGCCGCAAGCTGTCGATGGGCGAAGGCGGGCAGGATGTGATCCGCACGATCCGCAATGAGGGCTATCTGTTCCAGCCGGTGGTGACCCAGCGCGCCGGATAG
- the virB11 gene encoding P-type DNA transfer ATPase VirB11 gives MSAILAEGAFLAAALEPLRPFLDREEVTEILVNRPGEVWVEAAGQAAMVCHPVPELTDRHLGRLAQQVARISHQGINRQSPLLGAVLPDGARIQFVAPPATRKHWAMAIRRHRLPDLPLDSWRPEGPLLPPRAPFPPDRDGDPIGWLKQAAAQRRTILIAGGTSTGKTTFLNALLAAVPERDRIIAVEDTPEIRLSAPNALGLVAVREAQGEAQVTTEDLLQASLRLRPDRIVLGEMRGREAVTFLRAINTGHQGSFSTIHANSARGALDQLALMVLQSGLGLSRADTLAYAASVIDVVVVLGREGGQRRIIDLACVGSGDL, from the coding sequence ATGAGCGCCATTCTCGCCGAGGGCGCCTTCCTCGCCGCCGCGCTGGAGCCCCTGCGCCCCTTTCTGGACCGCGAGGAGGTGACCGAAATTCTGGTCAACCGCCCCGGCGAAGTCTGGGTGGAGGCCGCCGGGCAAGCCGCCATGGTCTGTCACCCCGTCCCCGAACTGACCGACCGCCATCTCGGCCGACTGGCACAGCAGGTGGCGCGCATCAGCCATCAGGGCATCAACCGCCAGAGCCCGCTGCTGGGCGCGGTGCTGCCCGATGGCGCGCGCATCCAGTTCGTCGCTCCGCCCGCCACGCGCAAACATTGGGCCATGGCCATCCGCCGCCATCGCCTGCCCGATCTGCCGCTCGACAGCTGGCGCCCCGAGGGGCCGCTGCTGCCGCCGCGCGCACCCTTTCCGCCCGATCGCGACGGTGATCCCATCGGCTGGCTGAAGCAGGCGGCGGCGCAGCGGCGCACAATCCTGATCGCGGGCGGCACCTCGACCGGCAAGACCACCTTTCTCAATGCCCTGCTCGCCGCCGTGCCGGAGCGGGACCGCATCATCGCGGTGGAGGATACGCCCGAAATCCGCCTCTCGGCTCCCAATGCGCTGGGTCTGGTGGCCGTGCGTGAGGCACAGGGCGAGGCGCAGGTCACCACCGAGGATCTGCTGCAAGCCAGCCTGCGTCTGCGTCCTGACCGGATCGTGCTGGGTGAAATGCGCGGGCGCGAGGCGGTGACCTTTCTGCGCGCGATCAACACTGGCCATCAGGGGTCTTTTTCCACCATCCATGCGAACAGCGCGCGCGGCGCGCTCGATCAGCTGGCGCTGATGGTGCTGCAATCGGGGCTGGGGCTCAGCCGGGCCGATACGCTGGCCTATGCCGCATCGGTGATCGATGTGGTGGTGGTGCTGGGGCGGGAAGGGGGGCAGCGCCGCATCATTGACCTTGCCTGTGTGGGGAGCGGCGACCTCTGA